A portion of the Clostridium gelidum genome contains these proteins:
- the rpmH gene encoding 50S ribosomal protein L34, giving the protein MFMTYQPKKRHRKKEHGFRKRMSTSAGRNILKSRRQKGRKKLTA; this is encoded by the coding sequence ATGTTCATGACTTATCAACCTAAAAAGAGACATAGAAAAAAGGAACATGGCTTCAGAAAGAGAATGAGTACTTCAGCAGGAAGAAACATTCTTAAAAGCAGAAGACAAAAAGGAAGAAAGAAATTAACAGCTTAA